In Phaseolus vulgaris cultivar G19833 chromosome 10, P. vulgaris v2.0, whole genome shotgun sequence, a single genomic region encodes these proteins:
- the LOC137818107 gene encoding disease resistance protein RUN1-like isoform X2 — MDYMNENESIELFSWHAFGAAKPREDFNELARNMVAYCRGLQLDLEVLGSFLSHKTMKKWESVSSKAKVIPIHKIQESLRISFDDLSNVEKHIFLDVCCFFVGKDKGYVTDILNGCELYADIGITVLIEPGLIKVERNNKLEMPSLLRDMGREIIRQSWPKEPGKRSRLWVQDDVKDVLKENTGTEAIQGLSLKLHSTSRDCFKAHAFREMKGLRLLQLDHVQLTGDYGF; from the exons ATGGATTATATGAACGAAAATGAGTCCATTGAGCTTTTTAGTTGGCATGCCTTTGGAGCAGCAAAACCAAGAGAAGACTTTAATGAACTTGCAAGAAACATGGTTGCTTATTGTAGAGGACTACAACTAGATCTTGAGGTCCTTGGTTCCTTTTTAAGTCATAAGACAATGAAAAAGTGGGAAAGTGTATCCTCAAAAGCAAAAGTAATTCCCATTCATAAAATTCAAGAGAGCTTGAGAATAAGTTTTGATGATTTAAGCAATGTGGAAAAGCATATATTTCTTGATGTATGTTGTTTCTTTGTTGGTAAAGACAAAGGCTATGTCACAGATATACTAAATGGATGTGAACTGTATGCTGATATTGGAATAACAGTTCTCATAGAACCTGGTCTTATAAAAGTTGAACGgaacaataaacttgaaatgcCTTCTTTGTTACGAGACATGGGAAGAGAAATTATTCGTCAGAGTTGGCCAAAGGAACCGGGGAAAAGGAGTCGATTATGGGTTCAGGATGATGTCAAAGATGTACTGAAAGAGAATACT GGGACAGAAGCTATCCAGGGATTGTCTCTGAAACTGCATTCAACCAGCAGAGATTGCTTCAAAGCTCATGCTTTCAGGGAAATGAAGGGATTAAGACTGCTACAACTGGATCATGTACAACTTACTGGAGATTATGG GTTTTAA
- the LOC137818107 gene encoding disease resistance protein RUN1-like isoform X1: MDYMNENESIELFSWHAFGAAKPREDFNELARNMVAYCRGLQLDLEVLGSFLSHKTMKKWESVSSKAKVIPIHKIQESLRISFDDLSNVEKHIFLDVCCFFVGKDKGYVTDILNGCELYADIGITVLIEPGLIKVERNNKLEMPSLLRDMGREIIRQSWPKEPGKRSRLWVQDDVKDVLKENTGTEAIQGLSLKLHSTSRDCFKAHAFREMKGLRLLQLDHVQLTGDYGYISKQLRWISWQGFRSKYIPNNFRMENVIAIDLKHSHLQLVWKQPQVLKWLKFLNLSHSKFLRETPDFSGLPSLEKLILKDCPSLCKEHQTIGDLRNLILINLKDCTSLRNLPREIYKLKSLRTFILSGCFKIKILEEDIALMKSLITLVAENTAVKQVS; this comes from the exons ATGGATTATATGAACGAAAATGAGTCCATTGAGCTTTTTAGTTGGCATGCCTTTGGAGCAGCAAAACCAAGAGAAGACTTTAATGAACTTGCAAGAAACATGGTTGCTTATTGTAGAGGACTACAACTAGATCTTGAGGTCCTTGGTTCCTTTTTAAGTCATAAGACAATGAAAAAGTGGGAAAGTGTATCCTCAAAAGCAAAAGTAATTCCCATTCATAAAATTCAAGAGAGCTTGAGAATAAGTTTTGATGATTTAAGCAATGTGGAAAAGCATATATTTCTTGATGTATGTTGTTTCTTTGTTGGTAAAGACAAAGGCTATGTCACAGATATACTAAATGGATGTGAACTGTATGCTGATATTGGAATAACAGTTCTCATAGAACCTGGTCTTATAAAAGTTGAACGgaacaataaacttgaaatgcCTTCTTTGTTACGAGACATGGGAAGAGAAATTATTCGTCAGAGTTGGCCAAAGGAACCGGGGAAAAGGAGTCGATTATGGGTTCAGGATGATGTCAAAGATGTACTGAAAGAGAATACT GGGACAGAAGCTATCCAGGGATTGTCTCTGAAACTGCATTCAACCAGCAGAGATTGCTTCAAAGCTCATGCTTTCAGGGAAATGAAGGGATTAAGACTGCTACAACTGGATCATGTACAACTTACTGGAGATTATGGGTACATTTCTAAACAATTGAGATGGATTTCTTGGCAAGGGTTTCGTTCTAAGTACATACCAAACAACTTTCGTATGGAAAATGTAattgcaattgatttaaaaCATAGTCATCTTCAACTCGTCTGGAAACAACCCCAG GTTTTAAAGTGGCTAAAATTCCTTAATCTTAGTCACTCCAAGTTCTTGAGAGAAACACCTGACTTTTCAGGACTACCAAGTCTTGAAAAGCTCATTCTAAAAGATTGCCCAAGTTTGTGCAAGGAACACCAAACCATTGGAGATCTCCGAAATCTAATACTGATAAATTTGAAAGACTGCACAAGTCTAAGAAATCTCCCCAGAGAGATATATAAGTTGAAATCTTTAAGAACTTTCATCCTCTCTGGTTGTTTCAAGATTAAAATTTTGGAAGAAGATATAGCGCTGATGAAATCCTTGATAACTCTCGTTGCTGAAAATACAGCTGTGAAACAAGTGTCTTAA